The Ischnura elegans chromosome 1, ioIscEleg1.1, whole genome shotgun sequence genome contains a region encoding:
- the LOC124171258 gene encoding uncharacterized protein LOC124171258, whose amino-acid sequence MSSIEEGALKKVSPFVIAKVIQGLVGDVKTAKRLRSGSLLIQVNNSRQAKRLLEVKEFFQVPVKVDPHRSLNTCDGVVTFWDLSDCTEEEIKEGLKDQKVISVRRLKTRRSGTLKDTNSFVLTFALPKLPTSIYVCYSAIQVRPYIPKPIRCFRCQRYGHTSGNCKGEELCGRCSLKKHEGDCSEKEKCVNCHRDHPAWSASCPIFAEEKKIQEIKTSKKITYGEAKKEFRALNPVFSGKSYSQVTAKKYVDAAVQTHTPSVCAPCKGVFLPAKPKNLTSISITKDKAKATAESDSSGENSPSSKKAKTLLRKTHFKKSDLEEDAVSDDMMDADPSEVAKQFKCLTNPPGKGKTRLRRS is encoded by the coding sequence ATGAGCAGCATAGAAGAAGGAGCTCTGAAAAAAGTGTCTCCGTTCGTAATCGCGAAAGTGATCCAGGGGTTGGTTGGCGATGTAAAAACAGCGAAGAGACTGCGGTCAGGTTCTCTCCTCATACAGGTCAACAATTCAAGACAAGCAAAGAGACTGCTTGAGGTGAAAGAGTTCTTCCAAGTCCCAGTGAAAGTTGATCCCCACCGATCACTTAACACTTGTGACGGCGTCGTAACATTTTGGGATCTTTCAGACTGCACCGAGGAGGAAATCAAAGAAGGTCTGAAAGACCAAAAGGTGATATCGGTCCGCCGCTTGAAAACGAGGCGAAGCGGCACTCTAAAGGACACGAACAGCTTTGTCCTCACCTTCGCCCTTCCGAAGCTTCCCACGTCCATCTATGTATGCTACAGCGCTATCCAAGTTCGACCGTATATTCCTAAGCCCATTCGATGCTTCCGTTGTCAAAGGTATGGACACACATCAGGCAACTGTAAAGGAGAGGAACTCTGTGGTAGATGCTCTCTGAAGAAGCACGAAGGAGACTGtagtgaaaaggaaaaatgtgtGAACTGCCATAGAGACCATCCAGCGTGGTCAGCATCCTGCCCAATATTtgcagaagaaaagaaaatacaagaaataaaaacctCAAAGAAAATAACTTACGGAGAAGCCAAGAAAGAATTCAGAGCTCTGAACCCTGTTTTCTCTGGAAAATCCTATAGCCAGGTGACGGCCAAAAAATATGTGGACGCTGCCGTGCAGACACACACGCCCTCTGTATGCGCGCCATGCAAAGGCGTGTTCCTGCCCGCCAAGCCTAAGAACTTAACAAGTATCAGCATCACGAAGGATAAAGCTAAGGCTACTGCGGAGAGTGACTCTTCGGGCGAAAACTCGCCTTCATCAAAGAAGGCCAAAACACTCTTacgaaaaactcattttaaaaaatcagaccTCGAGGAGGACGCAGTATCAGACGATATGATGGACGCCGATCCCTCCGAGGTAGCTAAACAATTTAAATGCTTGACAAATCCTCCAGGAAAGGGGAAGACGAGACTACGACGATCGTAG
- the LOC124153881 gene encoding uncharacterized protein LOC124153881 — translation MAEKSYRRITRRNTNIWLVGDCFDENLPRNGKLPTLREVLKSFFARLHSTPGTAKSKDVARHTGSALLEFWAEANIPTQNARDVIKKLLNVYREYRRLGKDKGLKCRKSDMKRQLFTSKLDRLLDIGHKKAMELIKIDDDRQFYVSMQSDRIGYMGGIDKEWCAMQENNRKRNHQKELAAEKAKERSTKETNELFKNHVSSEASDTSTAEDTDDDFTPSKPKKRKIHIVNDSMVSAALDRTLTSSGGGSMLIKAVAQATAKSLGFAEKEVQIVSSRSQLQRKRSECREEMAIMIKQEFTPDVPLVVHWDGKLMPSSEDAEGNADRLPILVSGEGVEQLLGVPELKRGTGIQEATAVVEYLTSWELQERVIGLVFDTTTVNSGRVNGACVHIQRKLGKELLELACRHHILELVLAAVFDSLISVSKKATCLLHLLIV, via the exons ATGGCTGAGAAGAGTTATAGGCGTATCACTaggaggaataccaatatttggcTCGTTGGTGACTGTTTCGATGAAAACTTGccgagaaatgggaaacttcctACATTGCGAGAAGTTTTGAAGAGTTTCTTTGCTAGACTGCACTCCACGCCGGGCACTGCTAAATCCAAAGACGTCGCCAGACACACGGGGAGCGCATTGCTGGAATTTTGGGCAGAAGCAAACATCCCAACTCAAAACGCCCGTGATGTTATTAAGAAACTATTAAACGTGTATAGGGAATATAGGAGGTTAGGAAAAGATAAGGGCCTCAAATGCAGGAAGAGTGATATGAAGAGACAATTATTTACATCCAAGCTGGACAGGCTGCTCGACATTGGTCATAAGAAAGCTATGGAGCTCATTAAAATAGATGATGACCGCCAATTTTACGTGAGCATGCAAAGTGACCGCATTGGGTATATGGGCGGCATCGATAAGGAATGGTGCGCCATGcaggaaaacaatcgtaaaaggaatCATCAGAAGGAACTTGCAGCGGAGAAGGCGAAAGAACGAAGTACAAAGGAGACGAATGAGCTCTTTAAAAACCATGTTTCTTCCGAGGCTTCCGATACGAGCACGGCTGAAGACACCGATGATG ACTTTACACCGAGCAAGCCTAAGAAGCGCAAGATTCACATTGTAAATGACTCAATGGTATCTGCTGCGTTAGATCGAACTCTGACGTCTTCCGGTGGGGGATCCATGCTAATAAAAGCGGTTGCTCAGGCCACAGCGAAATCTTTGGGTTTTGCTGAGAAGGAGGTGCAGATAGTTTCTTCCCGCTCACAATTACAGCGAAAAAGGTCGGAATGTAGAGAGGAAATGGCAATTATGATTAAACAAGAGTTCACTCCGGATGTTCCTTTGGTCGTCCATTGGGATGGAAAGCTAATGCCCAGCAGTGAAG ATGCAGAAGGCAATGCTGATCGGTTGCCAATTTTGGTATCTGGAGAAGGAGTTGAGCAGCTTCTTGGCGTTCCGGAATTGAAAAGGGGCACTGGGATTCAGGAAGCTACTGCAGTGGTTGAATATTTGACAAGTTGGGAACTTCAGGAGCGAGTTATAGGCCTCGTCTTCGATACCACAACCGTGAATAGTGGACGAGTAAATGGAGCCTGTGTTCATATTCAGCGAAAACTGGGAAAAGAGCTGCTGGAGCTTGCTTGCAGACACCATATACTTGAACTAGTCCTCGCTGCTGTATTTGATTCATTGATAAGTGTTTCTAAGAAGGCAACTTGTTTGTTGCATTTGTTGATTGTCTAA